A window of Spirochaetota bacterium genomic DNA:
TCTTTTAATGAAGCTGGTGTCTATTCATTATGACCGCAATGATATTGCATTTACACGGGGCACATTTAGAGTACGCGGTGATACTGTTGAAGTATTTCCTGCTAACTTACAGGATGCCTTGCGAATAGTTTTTTTTGGCGATGAGATAGAAGCATTATATAAAATAAATCCTTTAACAGGTGCAAGGATTCAATCATTGGAAAAAGCATATATCTATCCTGCAAAGCATTATGTGTCAAGCAAGGAGGAGATGGAAGAAACAATTAAGATGATAGAAATTGAGCTTGAGCATAGAATCAAAGAATTTATGGAAATGGGCAAACTTGTTGAAGCACAGAGGATTGAAATGCGTACGCGGTATGATATTGAGATGCTGAGGACTGTTGGATATTGCAATGGTATAGAAAACTATTCGAGAATCATTGATAGAAGAGAGCCTGGTCAGCCACCGCACTGTCTGCTCCATTACTTTAAAGGGAATTACTTAATGTTTATTGATGAATCGCATGTAACACTGCCACAGGTACGGGGCATGTATGAGGGCGATAGATCCCGTAAAGTAAACTTAGTTGAATATGGATTTAGGCTACCATCAGCGCTTGATAACAGGCCTTTGAAGTTCCATGAATTTGAACAGATGATAGACCAGGTAGTATTTGTATCTGCAACGCCTGCTGAGTATGAGCTGGAAAAATCCAGTCAGGTAGTTGAACAAGTGATACGCCCAACAGGACTAATAGATCCTGAAATTGAAGTGAGACCTGCAACCAATCAGGTTGATGACCTGATTGGTGAGATAAAGAAGCGTGTTGCTGCAAATGAACGGGTGCTTGTCACCACACTTACCAAAAAAATGGCTGAGGACCTGACCGAATATCTTGGCGAAATTGGACTTAAAGTGCGATATCTGCATTCTGAAATTGAAACAATTGAACGGGTAGAAATAATCCGTGATCTTCGTAAGGGCGAATTTGACTGCCTCATTGGCATCAACCTTTTGCGAGAGGGACTTGATATACCCGAAGTGTCGCTGGTTGCAATACTTGATGCCGATAAAGAAGGTTTCCTTCGTTCTACACGTTCACTCATTCAAACAGCAGGCAGGGCAGCGCGTAACATTAATGGCAAGGTTATTATGTATGCGGACACTGTGACACGATCAATGCAGGAGGCTATAGATGAGACTAACCGCCGACGGAAGCTTCAGATGGAGTACAATAGAAAGCATAACATTACACCACGAAGCATTTCCAAAGAGATAGTTGACATTATTGAACGTGAATATCATTCTGACGATGCTTTTGTTGATGTTGTATCAGAATATTCTAAGAGCTATCGCACCGGTAATGTTGAAGAATTAAAAAAAGTGCGAGAAAAAATTAAGCAGGACATGATACAGGCAGCGGATAACTTAGAATTTGAGAAAGCTGCAATACTGCGAGACCAGTTGTTTGATATTGAAAAAAAGATTGGCCTTTACAGCAAAGTAGTTCAATGAAAGTAATGCTTTAGAGGAACTTTTATGGAAATACCTTCTTATGATGAGCTATCGCTGCTAATAACAATGGCATTAAAAGAAGATATTGGCAGTGGTGATATCACAAGCAATGCAATTTTTGAACAGTATCAATTTGCTCGTGCACGAATTTATTCAAAAAGTGATGGTATATTTTGTGGTGGCTTCTTGATTGAGTTTATATACCAGACGCTTGACCCTTCTGTTTCTGTGACGTTATACCGAAGTGAAGGGGCACACATTACACAGGATGATGTAGTTGCCGACATTGAAGGCAATGTGCGCACACTGCTTTCAGGTGAGCGGACAGTGCTCAACTTTTTACAACGAACCTGTGGGATAGCTACTCAAACTTCTAGGATGGTTTCTATAGTGCGTGGCACAAATATCAAAATCCTTGATACACGAAAGACATTGCCTGGTTTCAGGATGCTTGATAAATATGCAGTATGGTGTGGGGGTGGTACCAATCATCGCATGGGGCTTTATGATATGGTTCTTATAAAGGATAATCATATTAAAGCTGCGGGTGGAATATTGCAGGCAGTTCAGATGGTGAAAAAAGCGTACAATGCGCACTATACTATTGAAGTTGAAGTTGAAACGCTCAACCAGGTGCAGGAGGCTGTAGAAGCTGGTGCTGATATTATTATGCTGGATAACATGTCTAGAGACAGGATTGCATTGGCACTGTCCATTATAAATGGCAGAGCAAAGGTTGAGGTATCAGGGAATATGGATGAACATAGATTAAAAGAAATCTCTGATCTGCCGGTAGATTATGTATCAATAGGAGCGCTTACCCACTCGGTGAAGGCGTTTGATCTTTCAATGCGTTTGCTGTAACTTCAATAGGAATAAAAACCTCTTCCTGTTTTTTTACCTAAGTATCCTGCCTCAACATATTTTTTTAAAAGCGGGCATGGCCTGTATTTTGGGTCGCCAAAGCCTTCATACAGTTCTTCAATGATAGCCAGCACCACATCAAGCCCAATCATATCAGCAAGCTGCAGCGGGCCCATAGGCAGGTTCAATCCCAGCTTCATAGTTTTGTCGATAGTTTCTGCAGTAGCTGCTCCTTCGTAGAGCGTATATATGGCTTCATTGATCATTGGCATAAGTATTCGATTTAATACAAAACCTGGGTAGTCTTTTGATTCTACAGGAGTTTTCCCTAATGATTTTACAAAGGTTTTTGCAGATTCTATGGTTTCACGGGTTGTGGCAATTCCACCAACTATTTCTACTAACCGCATTGCTCGTGCAGGATTCATGAAATGAATGCCAATAACATATTCCGGACGTTTTGTGGCCGAAGCGATGCTGGTAATAGGAAGTGATGACGTATTGCTTGCAAGAATAGCACCACTTTTACAAATAGTATCAAGCGACTTGAATACATT
This region includes:
- the nadC gene encoding carboxylating nicotinate-nucleotide diphosphorylase; protein product: MEIPSYDELSLLITMALKEDIGSGDITSNAIFEQYQFARARIYSKSDGIFCGGFLIEFIYQTLDPSVSVTLYRSEGAHITQDDVVADIEGNVRTLLSGERTVLNFLQRTCGIATQTSRMVSIVRGTNIKILDTRKTLPGFRMLDKYAVWCGGGTNHRMGLYDMVLIKDNHIKAAGGILQAVQMVKKAYNAHYTIEVEVETLNQVQEAVEAGADIIMLDNMSRDRIALALSIINGRAKVEVSGNMDEHRLKEISDLPVDYVSIGALTHSVKAFDLSMRLL
- a CDS encoding 3-hydroxyacyl-CoA dehydrogenase NAD-binding domain-containing protein encodes the protein MLIGIVGAGVMGTDIAHLSIENNYDVILHDIDESQLKHAYETITGRLDRYVEEKRLDQSKRGQIISRLKLHKNIKDLHKADIIIECVPEDIHCKKNVFKSLDTICKSGAILASNTSSLPITSIASATKRPEYVIGIHFMNPARAMRLVEIVGGIATTRETIESAKTFVKSLGKTPVESKDYPGFVLNRILMPMINEAIYTLYEGAATAETIDKTMKLGLNLPMGPLQLADMIGLDVVLAIIEELYEGFGDPKYRPCPLLKKYVEAGYLGKKTGRGFYSY
- the uvrB gene encoding excinuclease ABC subunit UvrB encodes the protein MPQFKVVSAYKPSGDQQQAIEKLAEGIVKGYKFQTLLGVTGSGKTYTMAKVIEKVQKPTLVLTHNKTLAAQLYREFKEFFPENAVEYFVSYYDYYQPEAYVVSQDLYIEKDASINDEIDRLRLKATSSLVEREDVIIVSSVSCIYGIGNPESFEKNHIRLTVGDLFDRQDLLMKLVSIHYDRNDIAFTRGTFRVRGDTVEVFPANLQDALRIVFFGDEIEALYKINPLTGARIQSLEKAYIYPAKHYVSSKEEMEETIKMIEIELEHRIKEFMEMGKLVEAQRIEMRTRYDIEMLRTVGYCNGIENYSRIIDRREPGQPPHCLLHYFKGNYLMFIDESHVTLPQVRGMYEGDRSRKVNLVEYGFRLPSALDNRPLKFHEFEQMIDQVVFVSATPAEYELEKSSQVVEQVIRPTGLIDPEIEVRPATNQVDDLIGEIKKRVAANERVLVTTLTKKMAEDLTEYLGEIGLKVRYLHSEIETIERVEIIRDLRKGEFDCLIGINLLREGLDIPEVSLVAILDADKEGFLRSTRSLIQTAGRAARNINGKVIMYADTVTRSMQEAIDETNRRRKLQMEYNRKHNITPRSISKEIVDIIEREYHSDDAFVDVVSEYSKSYRTGNVEELKKVREKIKQDMIQAADNLEFEKAAILRDQLFDIEKKIGLYSKVVQ